AAAGGAATTAATTTTGTTGGCTTGCAAGACGCGGGTGATCCAGTGGAGGTTGCAGAGCGTTATAACGAGCAAGGCGCTGATGAACTTACCTTTCTAGACATCACCGCAACATCGGATGGTCGTGATCTGATTTTGCCCATCATTGAGGCGGTGGCGTCGCAGGTATTTATTCCCTTGACGGTCGGCGGTGGGGTGCGTGCAACCCAGGATGTGCGTCGCTTACTCAATGCTGGCGCAGATAAGGTGAGCATGAACTCCTCAGCGGTTGCCAATCCGGACTTGGTCTCGGATGCGTCTGCGCATTATGGCTCGCAATGCATCGTGGTGGCGATTGATGCCAAGCAAATCGCTCCCAAGCGTTGGGAGGTGTTCACGCACGGCGGTCGTAAAGGCACGGGTATCGATGCCATCGAGTGGGCTAAGGAAGTTGCTAAGCGTGGCGCCGGTGAGATCCTGCTCACCAGCATGGATCGCGATGGCACCAAGGATGGTTTTGATCTGGAACTCACGGCTGCGGTAAGTAGAGCAGTACCTGTGCCTGTGATTGCGTCTGGTGGTGTGGGCGGCTTGCAAGATCTAGTCGATGGGATTCAGATTGGGAGAGCCGATGCGGTGCTTGCCGCAAGTATCTTTCATTACGGACAGCATAGTGTGCAAGAGGCTAAGCACTATATGGCCAAACAGGGAATTGCGATTAGACTCTAATCATCATGACCAACGCTAAATTTACAAAGATATCGGGTTTGGAACCAGGCCCATGGCTTGAGCGCATTGTTTGGAACGAGCAAGGTTTGGTGCCCGTGATTGCTCAAGAGGCTTCATCGGGTGTTGTGTTGATGATGGCTTGGATGAATCAAGCGTCTCTAATGCAAACCTTGCAAAAGGGTGAGGCGGTGTATTGGTCGCGCTCGCGTAACAAGTTGTGGCATAAGGGTGAAGAATCGGGTCATACGCAAACCGTGCGAGAGATTCGGTTGGATTGCGATGGCGATACCCTTTTGTTAATTGTGGATCAAAAAGACGGAATTGCTTGCCATACGGGTAGACACAGTTGCTTTTTTAACGAGTGGGATTCCGTAGCGAGCAATTGGGTCGATACAATGAAGCCATGAGTAGCTCGAATCAACCGAACCAAACACCCAACCTCGATTCCATCTTGGCGCACCTAGCCGATGTGGTTGATAGCCGTCGTGCTGATTTAGCAAGTGGCAAGATCGATGCCGGAAGTTCATACATTGCCCAGCTATTTACCAAGGGTGACGATGCGATTTTGAAGAAGATTGGGGAGGAGGCCACAGAAACGGTGATGGCGGCCAAGGACTCGCGCCAGAATCAGCTCGATCCCAAATACCAACAGTTATTGGTCGGCGAGATGGCTGATTTGTGGTTTCATTGCCTGGTGGCGCTCTCCCGATTCAATTTGCGTCCCGAAGATGTACTAGCCGAACTTAAGCGTCGCGAGGGCACTTCGGGCATTGCCGAGAAGGCCAGTCGCAAAACGTAGTGCTTACCCCCAATTTGCCCGTTTTTGGGGCTAATTCGGGTAAGATGCCAGCCTATGAAACACCCAAGTTATGACCTAAACTGCATTTTTTGCAAGATTGTTGCAGGGGAAATTCCTTGCCAAAAGGTCTACGAGGATGATGAAATCCTGGCGTTTAAGGACATTAATCCGGCTGCCCCAGTCCATTTATTGCTGATTCCCAAGAAACACATACCAATGTTGGAGTCAGCGACTGCCCACGATGCGCCATTGCTGGGTAGAATGTTGGAATTAGCCCCGCGTTTAGCTTCCCAAGAAGGATGTCGCCCTGGTAAAGAGGGGGGATTTCGGGTGATGGTGAACAATGGCGCGGATGGGGGTCAGGAGGTTTATCACTTGCATTTGCATGTGATGGGCGGACCGCGCCCCTGGAAAAAATAATCCGAGGAGAAATTGAGATGGGCTCATTTAGTATTTGGCACTGGTTAATCGTACTGGTCATTATTTTGTTGGTCTTTGGTACCAAGAAACTACGTAACATTGGTTCGGACTTAGGCGGTGCGGTCAAAGGCTTTAAAGATGGCATGAAGACGAATGAAGAAGCCAAGACCGAACAGATTCAGTCGCAAACTCCTGCTACAGCAGAAAAGACTGTTGATGTGCAAGCCAAGGACGTGAACAAGTCGTAAGACCTGATCTAACTAAACACACAAACTTAATATCAGCGATGCATCGATGATTGATCTTGGTGTATCAAAGCTCGCACTGATTGCAGTGGTGGCTTTGATTGTGGTGGGCCCCGAACGTTTACCCAAAGTGGCTCGCATGGCGGGTAATTTATTTGGTCGTGCGCAGCGTTATATGGCTGAAGTGCGCTCTGAGGTGAACCGCCAGATTGAACTTGACGAGTTCAAGAAACTGCGTGAGGCAAGTGCGGATGCCATGAAAGAAATGGAAGGCACTCTCAATGCCACCATGCAAGAGGCGAATGTGAACCTGAGTGATCAGGCCGAGCCCAAGGACGATTACGCAAGCGCCATTCTAGAATCCTCGCCCGACGTGAGGAAGGTATATCGGGATGCACTCCGTCAAGGCCGTGACAGTTGGGGTGTGAAGCGCACCGCGAGACCCCTTTGGTATAAACATTCAGCAGGTGTGCGTACTCGGGTGCAATCGGGCGCAGCAAGGGTTAAGCGATTTAAACGTCCGGCAATGAGCAAGTAAAAGCATCACTAATCAATAGATCCGATCACGAATTAAGAACCAAGAACAAATACGATGTCCGATACCAAACCAGGTCAAAGCGAAGAGACTGCAAAAGGGGGCGAGGGTTTTCAAGAAACCTTCATGTCGCATCTTTTTGAGTTGCGCGATCGGGTGGTTAAATCGGCGATTGCGGTCATTATTGTGTTTGTTTCCCTGGTCTATTGGGCTCCGGATATTTTTCATCTATTTGCCAAGCCACTTTTGGACTCGCTTCCAGCCGGGGGGAAGATGATCGTGACCGACGTGACCGGGTCCTTTTTTGTACCGATGAAGGTCACCATGCTGGTGGCATTCTTAATTGCACTACCAGTTGTTCTTTACCAAATGTGGGCCTTTATTGCCCCAGGGCTCTATACGCATGAGAGAAAATTAGTCCTCCCGTTGGTAGTAAGTAGTTACTCACTATTTTTGGTGGGTATGTCGTTTGCCTACTTTCTAGTGTTTCCAACCGTATTTCAGTTCATGGCGAGCTACAACGCCCCCTTGGGTGCGGATATGTCGACCGATATTGATAAGTACTTGAGTTTTGCCATGTCGACTTTTTTGGCCTTTGGCATTACCTTTGAGGTACCTGTTGTGGTGGTCGTGCTGGTCAAAATGGGGATCGTTAACATCGAAAAGCTAAGAGAGATCCGGCCTTATGTAATCGTTGGAGCATTTGTCATCGCTGCCATTGTGACCCCGCCTGACGTGCTCTCTCAGCTTTTATTAGCCATTCCCATGTGCCTTCTCTACGAACTTGGGCTTTTAATTGCTCGTTTCTACCTACCCAAAACTCAATCTGAAGAAGAAAAATCAGAATAATTCTGTAACTTATTGATTTATATAGACTAAATCAGCGAGAAATCCCTGTTGCACCAATACAACGAATACCCATAAAAAAGCCTCAAAAGGCTGTATTTACATACAAAAACGGGATAATTCAATGGTCTCGAAGGAATTCGGGCATTTCTTAATTTATGGAGATTTAAACAATGAAAAAATCACTATTTGCACTCGCCGCAGTCGGCGCGTTTGCTGGTGCTGCTCAAGCCCAGTCCAGCGTGACCGTATACGGTATTTTGGATGTGGGATATGTGGGTGGTAATGCCAAGGCAACTACTGTCAATTCAACTGGTGGTCAAGTTAACGTAGCTGAAACTGTAAGCCTGATTGGTCAATCTGCCCAACAAACCAGCCGTTTGGGTTTCCGTGGTACCGAAGATCTAGGTGGTGGTACAACCGCATTCTTCACCTTTGAAACTGGTCTTCAGCCAAATCAAAGCACCCTATCGCCATTCAATAACCGTCAAGCATTCGTTGGTTTGGGTCAAAAAGGTATGGGTAACGCACGCATCGGTACTCAATACACCCCAATCCATGAGGCCGTTGCAGCAACAGGCGCTAACCAACAAAATAACTTGGTAGGCGATGTAATTTATCCTCAGAACACTGGTTTGACCAACCGCGATGGTAGCGCAAGCAACGCCAACGCAGGTTATACAGTTCGTGCCAACAACATGATTCGTTTTGAAACCGAGAGCTTTTCTGGTCTAAAAGGCAAGGCATTTTACGTTGCAAACAGCAGAAACGAGAACCAAACAACCTACGCTGCTACTGGTGGCTCAACGTCGGGTACATCACGTTACACAAATGGTTTAGGTTACACGGGTGGCAATACCAACAGCACCGGTTGGGGCCTTGGCTTAGACTTTGCTATTCAAAAGTTCTTGATCTCTGCGAACTATCAGTCGTTTAAGACCGAGAATAACTGGACTCAACAGACTAATTTAGTTGCTGTAGGTGGTGCCTCAACTACCGATGCTGCCATTACACGTAGTTCAGCAGCCCAAACTGGTATTTTGACCAACCGCAACGATAACCAGTGGTACGCTGGTGCAACTTATGACTTTGGTATCTTGAAGGCCTATGCTCAGTACATCAACCGTAAGGTCAGTTCTGGTCTGGACGGCAATGCCTACGAGAAGCGCACTGCTCAGCAGATTGGTGTGCGTGGAAACGTTACCAAGACAGTTGAACTTTGGGGTTCTGCTGGTATGGGCCGTTACAGCGCCTTCGGTTATGCCAACCCAACTGCTGACTTCACTGGCTATCAGATTGGTTCCAACTACTGGTTGAGCAAGCGTACTAATTTGTACGCAATCTTTGGTGCAACCAACACATCCCAAACTTCGGGCAATGCGTTGATCATCACCAGCTCTGCTGCTAGCACCGCTGCACGTGCAACCAGCGCCAATTCCAACAACTACGCTGTTGGTGTACGTCACACTTTCTAATTTGATGCTAGCTCTGGCTAGTTGAAGATTAGTTGTAGCAAATAAACCCACTGTGGCAACACAGTGGGTTTTTTATAGACCAATCAATTATTCCAATTGCTTTCGACGCAACTACTTATTCACATATGTAGATGAACAGATTATTAGTTTTAATTCTACTTAATTAAAATCGTCTTAAGCCGTGCGAAAAAACGATTGTCTTTAATGTGGAGAAAAGGTTAACAGTTATTAGTTAGTTGGATTTATGCTCCAACAACAAAGTAATTTATTTAGTCAAAAGAAATATGATTTGGTTCCAAATCTAACTGATATCTCTCATACATTTTCAAATAAATTGATTCAAGATTTTCTGTAAACAAAGATGTATTAAACAAAGACATTGTTTTTAGGTTATGGGCTAATTTAATCTTTATAGTTTCTAATTTTTTCGGTTCAATAGCCAAGGCAATAGCTATCTCCTCATATTCCTCTGGACTGGATGCAATAAGCTCCTGCAATCCAATCGCATTTAGTAAACTAGCTGCGACACGACTTGCAAAGGACTTGCCCATAAAAGTCAGCACCGGTACTCCCGCTTTAAGAGAGTCAACGGCAGTCGTATGAGCACCATAAGGATGTGTATCGAGGAACAAATCGGCCAATTTATATCTGGCCAAGTAATCACTCATTGAATCAATCTGCCCAGCAAAAATAATTCTTGATGACTCAATATTACGCTTCTCAAATTCGACCATAATATTTTTCTTAAAATCTTTATTATTTTCTGAAATCCACAATACACTATTCTGGACTGCAAAAAGAATTTTTGACCAGCGATCTAATACACAGGGGTTAAATTTAAAGTCATTATTAAAGCAACAAAAAATAAAACTATTTGTTGGTAGTCCAAACTCTTGCAATGAAAATATCTTTTCGGAAGGAATGCGCTTAGAGTCATCAACGATATAGCTATTTGGTAAATATGCAACCTTTTCAGAATATAAGAGTTGATTTGAGATCGGAATAATAGTTTTATCACCAATAATATAGTCTATAAATTCACTACCGCTTGTTCCTGGGTAGCCAAGCCAGTTGACTTGAATGGGTGCGGCGCGATACGAAAATATTCCTGCTCGAGAGTGTTTAGTGTGACCAGATAAATCAACAGCAATATCAATCTCATGATTTCGCACCAACTGGGCAACTTCAATATCTGATAAATAGTCAACTTCGATAAATTCATCAAATGTATTTTTAAGTTTTGAATTCATTTGATCATCATGAGGAGCTTTTTGTAGCGAAAAGGCCAGCACCTCAAATTTGCTACGATCATGTAGTTCAAATAGTTCACTAGTTAAGTAGGAAACAGGGTGACTTCGAAAATCGGGGGAAAAATATGCAATACGAATCCTCTCCCTTTTTGAATATTTAGGCAAAGGACTCAATACTAAATTTGCAGAGAAGAAATGTTGGGTATAAATTTTGGCTGCTTGCATATGCAACAGCGGGTCGTCAATCAAAGATAGCAATACAAAGGGATCGGCCACCTTCTGATTGTTTTTAACTTTTCTAGAAATATCCTCCAATGTGTCTGATAAACCTGACCAACTGGCTATTTTCATTTTGAAATAAATGAAAGAGCCATATGCCCAATAGATATCTGGGCATAAATTGAGTGCCTTACCATAACAAGAAACCACATCGTTAAATCTCTTCAGTTCGTTTAGGGTAACCCCTTTATTAATCCAGCCAGCCGCATATTCAGGTTTTAGCTCAATTGCTTTGTTATGATGAAGAAGAGCCGCATCAAACTCCTTTAGCTCATATAAAACATTGCCTATGCCAGAGTGCGCCTCAGCATAATTAGGATTAAAGTTAAGCGCAATTTCATAATTTTTAATAGCCTCTTTAAATCGTTTAATCTCGATTAAAGCATTCCCCTTGTTAGCATAACCCTTTGCATACTCCGGCTTCAGATTAAGTGCCTTATCGTAATGAACAATCGCTTCATCAAAACGTTTGAGTTCCTGTAATGCGTTACCTTTATTAGACCAAGCTTCTGCGTAGTCTGGTTTTAAACTAAGTGCCTTATCGTAATGAACAATCGCTTCATCAAAACGTTTGAGTTCCTGTAATGCGTTACCTTTATTAGACCAAGCTTCTGCGTAGTCTGGTTTTAAACTAAGTGCCTTATCGTAATGAACAATCGCTTCATCAAAACGTTTGAGTTCCTGTAGGGCATTACCTGCATTAGACCAAGCCTCAAAGAAATTAGGTTCAAATTTAATTGCTCTTTTATACGCATTAAGAGCATTCTCATAATCTTTAAGTCCAAGATATGTATTGCCGAGACTACTCAGGGTTAAGGGATTTTTTGGCAGGATTCGAAGAGAATCATTTAGGAATTTGAGTGCATCTGGATAGTTGCCCCGCTGTGCATAAACGATGCCCAAGAGTCCTAAAACATGTGGATTATTAACTTGTAATTTTGATGCCTGATTCAAATAAAGTTCCGCAGAATCCAAATTTGAGTTTCCAAGTGACTCAAGTGCTTTGTTTAAAAGGAAGTGAACTTGAGGATTCATCATGAAAATTTATAGTAGATATTCTGATAAGAATTTAACAAGGGAAACTCACTATTTAATGGATTACTTGACACTAAGAGAATGGTTAATCATGAAAGCCTCAAACGCTTTAATTGGCTCAATATCCTCATAGAGAGTTGACTTTCGTTCAATTATTTTATCTTTAACATTTTTACGGAACGAATAATCTTGGCACAGCCTTACTGCTAACTGAATATATTCTGCTGAATCTTTTGCTACCAGTTCTGTAAGTCCAATGCGTTTCAATATCCCACTCCCAAGCCTGCCGCGCAAGAAATTACCATCATGGCTAACTACTGGCAGATTGCATCCGATAGCTTGGATAGCAGTATTAAATCCAGAGAAATGAAGGGTATCAAGCATCGCCGTCGAAGACTTCAATAAACCATGAAACTCACGCGCGTCTAGCCATGGCATGAATGAAATAAACTCTTTAGAATCAAGACCATGTTTGCTGAATTCATTTTCAAGACGATTGCTCAAAACACTGGCCAGCGGGTCTTCAAGGTTAAAAAACACAAATTTACAAACACCCAACCGTTTCGCTATATTTGCAAAAATCCAATCGCTATCTGGTTGATATTTATAGGGCGTTCCTGGACAGATGAGGACTGGGATATCGGAGGGGAATTGGGACAGTGGCTGATCCTTTGTAGATTGAATATTAACTGGGTCAACGTAGTAAGTGCCAAGATTCGGTAATTGAACTAGCTTTTCAGAATAATAATTAGTGGCATTTGGGGGCTCAAAAAGCTCAGAGGACACATAGTAATCAATTGTGGGTAAGCCGCTTGACTCCGGATGTCCCCAGCCAACCAGCTGTATAGGAGAGAGCCTCAAACTTGCAAGTTGAGTAGTTAGCTGATCCATGCCAATTTCGGGATAGAACAAAAAATCAATTCTTTTGTTCACAATTTCTTGGACAAAAGCATTTATGTCTTGAGAATAAATGGTGAAAGAATCTGAATTTTCTCTAGCAAAATTTGTTTCCTTATCACAATAGGGGTTGGTGCTAAAGAGATGAATCTCAAAGGCCTCTCTATTTAAATTTTTAATCATTCCCTTAGTGAGTGCATGCCAAACAGAATGATTTCTGAAATGACTGCTGACGATTCCAAGCCTAATTTTTAACCTGGGAGTGTTTTGTTCGGGGCTTGACTGAATAGAAACTGCTTTACCCATCAATTTTGAGCAGAGATCTCCATATTCAGACAGGATATTCTTGTTATTGAAATTGTGATAAGCGAGGTAAAAAGGTTGAGTTGACGCAACAATCTCAATGATTTCATTTGACTTAAGATTTACGTCACTTAACAAGCTGTTTTTGAGTTTTATAAATTCAGTGGTGAAAATTTCTCTAATTGAATTGACATCATTTTTCGGACCCAAAATAGAGGGAATGATGGCAAATACTTTTGACCACTGCGCCAACCTAAAATTCGGATCGTGCCTTAGGGCAAGATCAAAAAATAATTGAGCCTTATCATTTTGTGCTAAGCCAACGTGCGCAGCACCCTTGCCGTAGTAAGCTTTCGAAGAGGTATCATCAATTAATAAAGCTGCATCAAAACCACTAATTGCGTTTGCAAATTTTTTTATCTTATTAAGAGTAAATGCTTTTGCTAATAATGCCTCAAAATAATTGGGATCAATGAGTAGGGCGTTATCAAATTCACGGATTGCATGTTCATCCTTATCTAAGCCAGTGAATGCAATACCTTTGCCAAAGAAAGCAACAGCAGACCGAGAGTCAATTTTTAATGTGTCATCAAACGATAAGATTGCTGACTCATATTTTTTTAGCTCATTTAGTGCGATGCTTTTATTTAATAGAGCATCAAAATTAGGTTGTATTTGAATTGACTGTTCGCATGCATTAATCGCTTCAAAGTGCCGTTTAAGCTTGATTAGAGAATTCGATTTGTTCGCGTAAGCCTCGCTATATAAAGGATTTAGTTTTATTGCCTCATCAAACGCTTT
This DNA window, taken from Polynucleobacter sp. HIN5, encodes the following:
- a CDS encoding porin, producing the protein MKKSLFALAAVGAFAGAAQAQSSVTVYGILDVGYVGGNAKATTVNSTGGQVNVAETVSLIGQSAQQTSRLGFRGTEDLGGGTTAFFTFETGLQPNQSTLSPFNNRQAFVGLGQKGMGNARIGTQYTPIHEAVAATGANQQNNLVGDVIYPQNTGLTNRDGSASNANAGYTVRANNMIRFETESFSGLKGKAFYVANSRNENQTTYAATGGSTSGTSRYTNGLGYTGGNTNSTGWGLGLDFAIQKFLISANYQSFKTENNWTQQTNLVAVGGASTTDAAITRSSAAQTGILTNRNDNQWYAGATYDFGILKAYAQYINRKVSSGLDGNAYEKRTAQQIGVRGNVTKTVELWGSAGMGRYSAFGYANPTADFTGYQIGSNYWLSKRTNLYAIFGATNTSQTSGNALIITSSAASTAARATSANSNNYAVGVRHTF
- the hisI gene encoding phosphoribosyl-AMP cyclohydrolase — protein: MTNAKFTKISGLEPGPWLERIVWNEQGLVPVIAQEASSGVVLMMAWMNQASLMQTLQKGEAVYWSRSRNKLWHKGEESGHTQTVREIRLDCDGDTLLLIVDQKDGIACHTGRHSCFFNEWDSVASNWVDTMKP
- the tatB gene encoding Sec-independent protein translocase protein TatB encodes the protein MIDLGVSKLALIAVVALIVVGPERLPKVARMAGNLFGRAQRYMAEVRSEVNRQIELDEFKKLREASADAMKEMEGTLNATMQEANVNLSDQAEPKDDYASAILESSPDVRKVYRDALRQGRDSWGVKRTARPLWYKHSAGVRTRVQSGAARVKRFKRPAMSK
- the tatA gene encoding Sec-independent protein translocase subunit TatA, which translates into the protein MGSFSIWHWLIVLVIILLVFGTKKLRNIGSDLGGAVKGFKDGMKTNEEAKTEQIQSQTPATAEKTVDVQAKDVNKS
- the tatC gene encoding twin-arginine translocase subunit TatC, with product MSDTKPGQSEETAKGGEGFQETFMSHLFELRDRVVKSAIAVIIVFVSLVYWAPDIFHLFAKPLLDSLPAGGKMIVTDVTGSFFVPMKVTMLVAFLIALPVVLYQMWAFIAPGLYTHERKLVLPLVVSSYSLFLVGMSFAYFLVFPTVFQFMASYNAPLGADMSTDIDKYLSFAMSTFLAFGITFEVPVVVVVLVKMGIVNIEKLREIRPYVIVGAFVIAAIVTPPDVLSQLLLAIPMCLLYELGLLIARFYLPKTQSEEEKSE
- a CDS encoding phosphoribosyl-ATP diphosphatase; translation: MSSSNQPNQTPNLDSILAHLADVVDSRRADLASGKIDAGSSYIAQLFTKGDDAILKKIGEEATETVMAAKDSRQNQLDPKYQQLLVGEMADLWFHCLVALSRFNLRPEDVLAELKRREGTSGIAEKASRKT
- a CDS encoding tetratricopeptide repeat protein — translated: MNQNPPPFIIQLFELVKSNELANNQKFLLEEISKKEGLSYVFELGLLCANNEKINDALLIFESLKTEIENDERIFYNLGLLYSLQNDPDTAISCYDSAIQIKPSDVASIINKSQLLIQLKKYDEANKSLDEAISIDPSFPEAWSNKGIALNHLGRYADALKAFDEAIKLNPLYSEAYANKSNSLIKLKRHFEAINACEQSIQIQPNFDALLNKSIALNELKKYESAILSFDDTLKIDSRSAVAFFGKGIAFTGLDKDEHAIREFDNALLIDPNYFEALLAKAFTLNKIKKFANAISGFDAALLIDDTSSKAYYGKGAAHVGLAQNDKAQLFFDLALRHDPNFRLAQWSKVFAIIPSILGPKNDVNSIREIFTTEFIKLKNSLLSDVNLKSNEIIEIVASTQPFYLAYHNFNNKNILSEYGDLCSKLMGKAVSIQSSPEQNTPRLKIRLGIVSSHFRNHSVWHALTKGMIKNLNREAFEIHLFSTNPYCDKETNFARENSDSFTIYSQDINAFVQEIVNKRIDFLFYPEIGMDQLTTQLASLRLSPIQLVGWGHPESSGLPTIDYYVSSELFEPPNATNYYSEKLVQLPNLGTYYVDPVNIQSTKDQPLSQFPSDIPVLICPGTPYKYQPDSDWIFANIAKRLGVCKFVFFNLEDPLASVLSNRLENEFSKHGLDSKEFISFMPWLDAREFHGLLKSSTAMLDTLHFSGFNTAIQAIGCNLPVVSHDGNFLRGRLGSGILKRIGLTELVAKDSAEYIQLAVRLCQDYSFRKNVKDKIIERKSTLYEDIEPIKAFEAFMINHSLSVK
- the hisF gene encoding imidazole glycerol phosphate synthase subunit HisF yields the protein MLTKRIIPCLDVTAGRVVKGINFVGLQDAGDPVEVAERYNEQGADELTFLDITATSDGRDLILPIIEAVASQVFIPLTVGGGVRATQDVRRLLNAGADKVSMNSSAVANPDLVSDASAHYGSQCIVVAIDAKQIAPKRWEVFTHGGRKGTGIDAIEWAKEVAKRGAGEILLTSMDRDGTKDGFDLELTAAVSRAVPVPVIASGGVGGLQDLVDGIQIGRADAVLAASIFHYGQHSVQEAKHYMAKQGIAIRL
- a CDS encoding tetratricopeptide repeat protein — its product is MMNPQVHFLLNKALESLGNSNLDSAELYLNQASKLQVNNPHVLGLLGIVYAQRGNYPDALKFLNDSLRILPKNPLTLSSLGNTYLGLKDYENALNAYKRAIKFEPNFFEAWSNAGNALQELKRFDEAIVHYDKALSLKPDYAEAWSNKGNALQELKRFDEAIVHYDKALSLKPDYAEAWSNKGNALQELKRFDEAIVHYDKALNLKPEYAKGYANKGNALIEIKRFKEAIKNYEIALNFNPNYAEAHSGIGNVLYELKEFDAALLHHNKAIELKPEYAAGWINKGVTLNELKRFNDVVSCYGKALNLCPDIYWAYGSFIYFKMKIASWSGLSDTLEDISRKVKNNQKVADPFVLLSLIDDPLLHMQAAKIYTQHFFSANLVLSPLPKYSKRERIRIAYFSPDFRSHPVSYLTSELFELHDRSKFEVLAFSLQKAPHDDQMNSKLKNTFDEFIEVDYLSDIEVAQLVRNHEIDIAVDLSGHTKHSRAGIFSYRAAPIQVNWLGYPGTSGSEFIDYIIGDKTIIPISNQLLYSEKVAYLPNSYIVDDSKRIPSEKIFSLQEFGLPTNSFIFCCFNNDFKFNPCVLDRWSKILFAVQNSVLWISENNKDFKKNIMVEFEKRNIESSRIIFAGQIDSMSDYLARYKLADLFLDTHPYGAHTTAVDSLKAGVPVLTFMGKSFASRVAASLLNAIGLQELIASSPEEYEEIAIALAIEPKKLETIKIKLAHNLKTMSLFNTSLFTENLESIYLKMYERYQLDLEPNHISFD
- a CDS encoding histidine triad nucleotide-binding protein, producing the protein MKHPSYDLNCIFCKIVAGEIPCQKVYEDDEILAFKDINPAAPVHLLLIPKKHIPMLESATAHDAPLLGRMLELAPRLASQEGCRPGKEGGFRVMVNNGADGGQEVYHLHLHVMGGPRPWKK